A genomic region of Acipenser ruthenus chromosome 9, fAciRut3.2 maternal haplotype, whole genome shotgun sequence contains the following coding sequences:
- the LOC117406968 gene encoding proteasomal ATPase-associated factor 1-like isoform X1: MEARILLQNDWPEALRKNEGEAWVACKIPGKPTVYGTLKSQGVSDDGCLEITASEEFRVLGVSKKSVHISCPYANAASKFLSPYTSFPGIHDKSITCMDISCGGGLGLSTSTDGTMKIWNCKNGERRRELTGHVYDVNCCRFFPSGMVVLSGGMDTLVKVWSAENGSCPVTFKGHKAGILDTAVVERGRNVLSCSRDGTARLWDCGKSVCLAVVADCGAPINGCSIGVADNTINQGSPEEPSSDREVGTEDKLLLLAREDKKLQAVGLQSRQPIFLFEGSDAFNCCTFLSSIYVLAGTQDGNIYKLDTRNAKTAVQTIHRSGAPVYSLMPYREGFIVSQGDGSCYLIQQDLDHVIELTGPEADPVYKAAAWEKCIFTCCRDGLVRKYQLSDL, encoded by the exons ATGGAAGCTCGAATTTTACTTCAAAACGACTGGCCTGAAGCTTTAAG GAAGAATGAAGGCGAAGCCTGGGTCGCATGCAAAATACCAG gGAAACCAACAGTGTACGGTACACTGAAGTCTCAAGGCGTCAGTGATGACGGATGCTTAGAAATTACTGCGTCAGAAGAGTTTCGCGTACTTGGAGTCTCCAAG aaaagtgTGCATATTTCCTGTCCCTATGCAAATGCAGCTTCAAAATTCCTCTCACCGTACACATCCTTTCCTGGAATTCATGATAAGAGT ATAACATGTATGGATATATCATGCGGTGGGGGTCTTGGTCTTTCTACAAGCACAGATGGCACTATGAAGATCTGGAACTGTAAAAATGGAGAAAGAAGG AGGGAGCTGACGGGCCACGTGTACGATGTGAACTGCTGCAGGTTCTTCCCCTCGGGCATGGTGGTTCTGAGCGGCGGGATGGACACTCTGGTCAAGGTCTGGTCAGCTGAAAACGGGAGCTGCCCTGTCACATTTAAAGGACATAAAGCAG gtaTTCTTGACACAGCTGTTGTGGAGCGAGGCCGGAATGTGCTCTCCTGTTCTCGGGATGGCACGGCGCGTCTCTGGGACTGTGGGAAGTCGGTCTGTCTCGCGGTCGTGGCTGACTGTGGGGCTCCCATTAACGGCTGCAGCATCGGGGTAGCAGACAACACAATAAACCAGGGGTCACCAGAGGAACCATCAA GCGATCGCGAGGTAGGAACAGAGGACAAGTTACTGCTCCTTGCTCGAGAAGACAAGAAGTTACAAGCGGTCGGCCTTCAGAGCAGACAGCCG ATATTTCTCTTTGAGGGATCAGATGCATTTAATTGCTGCACCTTCCTTTCAAGTATATATGTACTCGCAGGAACACAAGATGGAAACATTTACAAGCTTGACACAAGAAATGCAAA GACAGCTGTACAGACTATCCACCGGTCTGGTGCCCCAGTTTACTCATTGATGCCTTACAGAGAAGGCTTCATTGTAAGCCAAG GTGACGGGAGTTGCTACCTAATTCAACAGGATCTTGACCATGTAATTGAACTAACAGGGCCTGAGGCTGATCCAGTCTATAAG GCGGCTGCATGGGAAAAATGCATCTTTACGTGCTGCAGAGATGGGCTTGTCAGAAAGTATCAGCTGTCTGATCTGTGA
- the LOC117406968 gene encoding proteasomal ATPase-associated factor 1-like isoform X2 yields the protein MEARILLQNDWPEALRKNEGEAWVACKIPGKPTVYGTLKSQGVSDDGCLEITASEEFRVLGVSKITCMDISCGGGLGLSTSTDGTMKIWNCKNGERRRELTGHVYDVNCCRFFPSGMVVLSGGMDTLVKVWSAENGSCPVTFKGHKAGILDTAVVERGRNVLSCSRDGTARLWDCGKSVCLAVVADCGAPINGCSIGVADNTINQGSPEEPSSDREVGTEDKLLLLAREDKKLQAVGLQSRQPIFLFEGSDAFNCCTFLSSIYVLAGTQDGNIYKLDTRNAKTAVQTIHRSGAPVYSLMPYREGFIVSQGDGSCYLIQQDLDHVIELTGPEADPVYKAAAWEKCIFTCCRDGLVRKYQLSDL from the exons ATGGAAGCTCGAATTTTACTTCAAAACGACTGGCCTGAAGCTTTAAG GAAGAATGAAGGCGAAGCCTGGGTCGCATGCAAAATACCAG gGAAACCAACAGTGTACGGTACACTGAAGTCTCAAGGCGTCAGTGATGACGGATGCTTAGAAATTACTGCGTCAGAAGAGTTTCGCGTACTTGGAGTCTCCAAG ATAACATGTATGGATATATCATGCGGTGGGGGTCTTGGTCTTTCTACAAGCACAGATGGCACTATGAAGATCTGGAACTGTAAAAATGGAGAAAGAAGG AGGGAGCTGACGGGCCACGTGTACGATGTGAACTGCTGCAGGTTCTTCCCCTCGGGCATGGTGGTTCTGAGCGGCGGGATGGACACTCTGGTCAAGGTCTGGTCAGCTGAAAACGGGAGCTGCCCTGTCACATTTAAAGGACATAAAGCAG gtaTTCTTGACACAGCTGTTGTGGAGCGAGGCCGGAATGTGCTCTCCTGTTCTCGGGATGGCACGGCGCGTCTCTGGGACTGTGGGAAGTCGGTCTGTCTCGCGGTCGTGGCTGACTGTGGGGCTCCCATTAACGGCTGCAGCATCGGGGTAGCAGACAACACAATAAACCAGGGGTCACCAGAGGAACCATCAA GCGATCGCGAGGTAGGAACAGAGGACAAGTTACTGCTCCTTGCTCGAGAAGACAAGAAGTTACAAGCGGTCGGCCTTCAGAGCAGACAGCCG ATATTTCTCTTTGAGGGATCAGATGCATTTAATTGCTGCACCTTCCTTTCAAGTATATATGTACTCGCAGGAACACAAGATGGAAACATTTACAAGCTTGACACAAGAAATGCAAA GACAGCTGTACAGACTATCCACCGGTCTGGTGCCCCAGTTTACTCATTGATGCCTTACAGAGAAGGCTTCATTGTAAGCCAAG GTGACGGGAGTTGCTACCTAATTCAACAGGATCTTGACCATGTAATTGAACTAACAGGGCCTGAGGCTGATCCAGTCTATAAG GCGGCTGCATGGGAAAAATGCATCTTTACGTGCTGCAGAGATGGGCTTGTCAGAAAGTATCAGCTGTCTGATCTGTGA
- the LOC117972941 gene encoding large ribosomal subunit protein mL48-like: MNPLLTKTLFARNEKVLQQTVSVLRLAVSNPRPVLGCVLQSSERQYRSMPTHGIGRYKYLLPKEVPKKKKEKLQVKAIKTGTDTEYGVLNVQVSGHDMTIVEHYSQYVHNLCNRLKIKVDESYALPTKCTEVMLLQEQGTKMFADAVLSTHERIVQLSGLSSTLAPVFLEVLLRNQPEGVQLSIKEHTEADFYARFKARPELEELIAQIN; encoded by the exons ATGAACCCTCTTCTGACAAAG ACGTTGTTTGCAAGAAACGAAAAGGTGTTACAGCAGACTGTCTCTGTATTGAG aCTAGCAGTTTCAAACCCTCGTCCAGTTTTAG GATGTGTCTTGCAGAGCAGCGAGAGGCAGTATCGGTCTATGCCAACCCATGGTATTGGCAGGTATAAATACCTGCTGCCCAAAGAAGTG CCCAAAAAGAAGAAGGAAAAGCTCCAGGTGAAGGCAATCAAGACAGGAACAGACACGGAGTATGGAGTACTGAATGTGCAAGTGTCCGGCCACGACATGACCATCGTTGAGCATTACTCTCAGTATGTTCATAACCTCTGTAACCGGCTGAAGATTAAAGTGGACGAAAG CTATGCATTACCGACAAAATGCACAGAAGTAATGCTGCTGCAAGAACAGGGCACCAAGATGTTTGCCGATGCTGTTCTCAGTACACATGAAAGAATTGTGCAG CTGAGCGGTTTAAGTTCTACTTTGGCTCCAGTCTTTCTGGAGGTCCTTCTGAGGAATCAGCCAGAGGGAGTACAGCTCTCTATAAAGGAG cACACTGAGGCTGATTTCTATGCCCGGTTCAAGGCTCGTCCAGAACTCGAAGAGTTAATAGCACAAATAAACTGA